AGCGGTGGTAAGGGATAGCGCGGTTGCGGTTGGGGGCCGTGGTATAGAAATTCGGCGTCAGCGATCGCGGTAAACTGGCGATCCTCAGGGGTTGCGCCCGCCGCTGAGATGCCGGGCAGCAGGGCGGTTTCCGTAAAGCCCAATAGACAGACAAACTGCCACCCTTGCCCCTGGGTCTGCTGCAGCCATGGTTCACTGATCTCAAGCTGGCTGTGGCTGCGCACCATCGCTGCCCCCACGCCTAGCTTTCCTCCTCTAGCAAGATCTGCACCCACTCCGGCGGATCGGGAATGGGATTACCAAGACGGCTGAGCAACACCCAAGCTCCCAGGTGCACCGTAAAGAGATAGACCAAATCGCTTAAAATCACTGCGCCCAAGGTGAGAAGCTGCACCAAGGTGAGGTCAGGGCGACCATAGGCACCAATGCCCAGAATGCCCCAACTGACAAGGATGGCGGTCAGCCAATCCACAAAATCAGCAATGCGATTGGTGAGGTACAGCCAAATATCTTCACCAAGGAAAATCGACAGCAGCCAGATGCGGAAGAAGAAGCTGAGGGTTGAAATCAGGGTACCCAGACCAATAGACACGCTCCAAGGCGCGCCGCGTTTCCACAAGGCCCCTAACTGAACGCCCAAAAGACCGTAGGGAATGAAGAACAGCAAGCTGAGGTAGGGGCCCATGAGCACCGACAGCAGCAAGCTGGTCACCAGCGCCGCCATCCAAGCCGCCCGCCCGCCCCAGCGCAGATAGACCAAGGCGATGGGGGTGGGAAAAAAGATGCGCATCCAGGGGCTGAGGCTGAGGTAGTAGCTCACCAGCCAAATTAATCCGGCCGCGCTAGACAAAAAGGCCGTTTCCACAAGGCTGAGGGGCGGAACGGTGGTGTTCATGTGCGGCGGTTTTAGATCCACAGCGATCGCTGCCTGGAGCGAGGTATCTCCTAGATCGCTATCCCGAGTCGTTGGGTCAGCCCAGTTGCGATCGTCGTCACCCTGCGCTGGACGTCCGCTTGGTGGTGTGGGATTCTGGGCATCGCCCCCCTCCGGTGTTGCGCCAGACTTGGGGTCTACATAGTCATGTTCGGAAGCACTACTCATGGTCAGCCTATAAACATCGCGGCTCTATCGCAGATCTACTGTAGCGTTTGTCGCGTTATCCTGAAGCGGTCTTCGGAGGTCTGCTCGCAACTCTAGGTGTCGGGGTTCGTCCCTGGATCATCACCCCTGTTAGCCTAGGAGCAGGAGTGGCCAGGATCTGCGGGGAGTTGACAGATGGGGCATACAACCATGCATTCAATTAATCGGGGAGCGATCTGGATCTTGACGCTAGGGCTAGTAGGACTCCTCAGTAGCTGCGCAGCCATGGAGGGCGATCGCTCTCCAGAACCTACTGCCGATCAGCTCCCATCTGACGACCTCAGCCCGACCAGATCTCCATCTTCACCAGGCCTTGAGACCACCGTTGAGCCTACGGTTG
This is a stretch of genomic DNA from Leptolyngbya sp. CCY15150. It encodes these proteins:
- a CDS encoding DUF2232 domain-containing protein, producing the protein MSSASEHDYVDPKSGATPEGGDAQNPTPPSGRPAQGDDDRNWADPTTRDSDLGDTSLQAAIAVDLKPPHMNTTVPPLSLVETAFLSSAAGLIWLVSYYLSLSPWMRIFFPTPIALVYLRWGGRAAWMAALVTSLLLSVLMGPYLSLLFFIPYGLLGVQLGALWKRGAPWSVSIGLGTLISTLSFFFRIWLLSIFLGEDIWLYLTNRIADFVDWLTAILVSWGILGIGAYGRPDLTLVQLLTLGAVILSDLVYLFTVHLGAWVLLSRLGNPIPDPPEWVQILLEEES